A genomic segment from Glycine soja cultivar W05 chromosome 20, ASM419377v2, whole genome shotgun sequence encodes:
- the LOC114401274 gene encoding phosphate transporter PHO1 homolog 3-like, producing MKFGKEFAAQMVPEWQEAYMDYGYLKSLLKDVILHKQRKKPHSSATPAMRKLSLRRTFSGLTHHHRHYQAESPEHDIENQSILVHSVLRDGHVKYETTFLMAAEEGGEYELVYFKRLDDEFNKVDKFYKSKVEEVMKEAAELNKQMDALVAFRVKVENPTASFDCSVEMTRLASDVSASATALHASTPRGVQLNRARTGRIPTLIDYIKEEGSTHRGHSEESGDDDKGEEIETTNKSVEVHKKKKNLTPIKPIRPASVEILNRVQLNNTCETPRSTIRGFIKYPGQTEINFTKENLSKVEETLKLAFIEFYQKLRLLKNYTFLNVLAFSKIMKKYDKITLRGAAKAYMKMVDKSNLGSSDEVTRLMERVENVFIKHFSNSNRNKGMGILRPKPKRERHRVTFSMGFSAGCSAALTVALILIVRARKIMDHSGSTQYMEIMFPLYSLFGFVVLHMLMYAANIYFWRRYRVNHSFIFGFKQGTDLGYHQVLFVSFVLAALALASVIANLDMEIDPVTKQFEEFTELLPLFLVLSVIAILLCPLNIVYRSSRMFFLTCVCHCICAPLYKVTLPDFFMADQFTSQVQALRSFEFYICYYGWGDFKHRETSCKSNGIFRAFSFIVAAIPYWSRFLQCLRRLYEEKDIMQGYNALKYFLTIAAVCLRTASTLNQGMGWTVLAWIFSISTSIFSTYWDLVLDWGLLQRHSKNRWLRDKLLIPHKSVYFAAMVMNVLLRFAWLQTILNFKFSFLHRQAMVSIAASLEIIRRGMWSFFRIENEHLNNVGKYRAFKSVPLPFNYDEEEDKDE from the exons ATGAAGTTTGGCAAGGAATTTGCTGCACAAATGGTACCAGAATGGCAGGAAGCATACATGGACTATGGCTACCTAAAGTCTCTTTTGAAAGACGTGATTCTTcacaagcaaagaaagaagCCACATTCAAGTGCCACCCCAGCAATGCGAAAGTTATCACTTCGCAGAACCTTCAGCGGCCTCACGCACCACCACAGACACTACCAGGCGGAGAGCCCGGAGCACGACATCGAAAACCAATCCATTTTGGTGCATTCGGTGCTGCGAGATGGCCATGTGAAGTACGAGACTACTTTTCTCATGGCTGCGGAAGAAGGTGGAGAGTACGAGCTGGTGTACTTCAAGAGGCTCGATGATGAGTTCAACAAAGTGGACAAGTTTTACAAGTCAAAAGTTGAGGAGGTGATGAAGGAAGCTGCTGAGTTGAACAAGCAGATGGATGCTTTGGTGGCTTTCAGGGTGAAAGTTGAGAATCCAACTGCGTCCTTTGATTGCTCCGTTGAGATGACTCGTCTTGCTTCTGATGTCTCTGCTTCAGCCACGGCATTGCACGCTTCTACACCCCGCGGTGTCCAGCTGAACC GTGCACGGACAGGAAGAATTCCAACACTAATTGATTATATCAAAGAGGAAGGAAGTACCCATCGTGGCCATTCAGAGGAATCTGgggatgatgacaaaggtgaagaGATTGAAACTACCAACAAAAGCGTTGAAGtacataagaagaagaagaatctcaCCCCCATCAAACCCATAAGACCTGCTTCTGTGGAAATACTTAACCGAGTGCAACTAAATAACACTTGTGAGACTCCTCGTTCAACTATAAGAGGCTTCATCAAATACCCTGGCCAGACAGAGATAAACTTCACCAAGGAAAATTTGAGCAAAGTTGAAGAAACACTCAAACTGGCTTTCATTGAGTTCTATCAAAAGCTTAGACTTCTAAAGAACTACAC CTTTCTAAATGTGTTGGCATTTTCAAAGATAATGAAGAAATATGATAAG ATCACATTAAGAGGTGCAGCAAAAGCTTACATGAAAATGGTTGATAAGTCCAACCTTGGGAGCTCTGATGAG GTCACTAGGCTTATGGAGAGGGTGGAAAATGTATTCATTAAGCATTTTTCCAACTCGAATCGAAATAAAGGAATGGGAATCCTGCGACCAAAACCAAAGAGAGAAAGGCATCGGGTTACATTTTCCATGG GTTTTTCTGCCGGATGCTCTGCTGCTCTAACAGTGGCCCTTATTCTAATTGTTCGTGCCCGTAAAATCATGGATCATTCAGGAAGTACCCAGTACATGGAAATCATGTTTCCTCTCTACAG TTTATTTGGATTTGTAGTTTTACACATGCTGATGTATGCTGCTAATATATACTTCTGGAGGCGATACAGAGTGAATCACTCATTCATATTTGGTTTTAAGCAAGGCACTGACTTAGGCTACCATCAAGTCCTTTTCGTTAGTTTTGTCTTGGCAGCATTGGCACTAGCCAGTGTGATTGCAAATCTAGACATGGAAATAGATCCAGTGACAAAACAATTCGAAGAGTTCACTGAACTTTTGCCTCTTTTCCTGGTTCTG AGTGTGATTGCCATTTTATTATGCCCATTAAACATTGTATATCGATCAAGCCGTATGTTCTTCCTTACATGTGTGTGTCACTGCATCTGTGCTCCTTTGTACAAG GTCACACTGCCAGATTTCTTCATGGCCGATCAATTTACTAGCCAG GTTCAAGCCTTGAGAAGTTTTGAGTTCTACATATGCTACTATGGTTGGGGTGACTTCAAACACAGAGAAACATCTTGCAAGTCAAATGGGATATTCCGAGCTTTTTCATTCATTGTTGCTGCGATTCCATACTGGTCACGCTTTCTTCAG TGCCTAAGACGCCTGTACGAGGAGAAAGATATAATGCAAGGATATAATGCTTTGAAATACTTCCTCACTATTGCTGCTGTTTGCCTAAGGACAGCTTCTACTCTTAATCAAGGAATGGGTTGGACAGTGTTGGCTTGGATATTCTCAATATCTACATCCATTTTTTCTACATATTGGGACCTTGTCTTAGATTGGGGCCTCCTCCAAAGACATTCCAAGAACCGCTGGCTCAGAGATAAACTCCTAATCCCTCATAAAAGCGTATATTTCGCTGCTATG GTGATGAATGTCTTGTTAAGGTTTGCATGGTTACAGACaatattgaatttcaaattctccttCTTGCATAGACAAGCTATGGTCAGCATTGCTGCCAGCTTAGAGATTATTCGTCGTGGCATGTGGAGTTTCTTTAG GATAGAGAATGAGCATTTGAACAACGTTGGCAAGTACCGTGCATTCAAGTCTGTGCCACTACCCTTCAACTACGACGAAGAGGAAGATAAGGATGAGTGA